One genomic window of Pelmatolapia mariae isolate MD_Pm_ZW linkage group LG5, Pm_UMD_F_2, whole genome shotgun sequence includes the following:
- the LOC134627760 gene encoding AMP deaminase 2-like isoform X3, with protein sequence MSVDLCGASGPKPLKTQRSLPGTPVSLAHCPIDLRTSMEEKYKEIAEELFTRSMTESEMRSAPYEFPEDSPIEQLEERRHRLERQISQDIKLEPEILLRAKQDFMKIDSAADLELMKDKSVDTVDDAVKEREMPMEREYQRVSISGEEKCGVPFTDLVDAAKCVVKALFIREKYINRSLQNFCKTTAHALQDLGMKTLDLGIYEDVPETPVDADAPVHPPVSETHPYDNQDPNNMPPDTEYGCKMVDGVVHVYTKKTNMDKSGELDLPYPDLKEYIADMNVMMALIINGPVKSFCYRRLQYLSSKFQMHILLNEMKELAAQKKVPHRDFYNIRKVDTHIHASSCMNQKHLLRFIKRAMKKYPEEIVHIERGRGQTLKEVFESMNLTAFDLSVDTLDMHADRNTFHRFDKFNAKYNPIGESILREIFIKTDNYIEGKYFAHIIKEVMFDLEESKYQNSELRLSIYGRSRDEWDKLAQWAVKHSVYSDNVRWLVQVPRLFDVYHTKKQLANFQEMLENIFMPLFEVTINPRSHPELHLFLEHVVGFDSVDDESKPEHHIFNLDSPLPANWTEEDNPPYSYYLYYTYANMSVLNHLRRRRGFHTFVLRPHCGEAGPIHHLVSGFMLSENISHGLLLRKAPVLQYLYYLAQVGIAMSPLSNNSLFLSYHRNPLPEYLSRGLMVSLSTDDPLQFHFTKEPLMEEYSIATQVWKLSSCDMCELARNSVLMSGFSHKAKSYWLGPNYAKEGPESNDIRRTNVPDIRVAYRSETLTEELHLITHAVRTDELDAIDEEDSLTMGSFPGRR encoded by the exons ATCTTTGCGGTGCATCTGGGCCCAAACCCCTCAAAACCCAGCGATCCCTTCCAGGGACGCCTGTTTCTCTCGCACACTGCCCAATCGACCTGCGCACATCAATGGAGGAAAAGTACAAAGAGATTGCTGAG GAGCTGTTCACACGCAGCATGACAGAGAGTGAGATGCGGAGTGCTCCGTATGAGTTCCCGGAGGACAGTCCCATCGAACAGCTGGAGGAAAGACGTCATCGCCTGGAGAGGCAGATCAGCCAGGATATTAA GCTTGAGCCAGAGATCTTGCTCCGTGCCAAACAGGACTTcatgaaaatcgacagtgctgCAGACCTAGA GTTAATGAAAGACAAAAGTGTGGACACTGTTGATGATGCCGTTAAGGAGCGAGAAATGCCGATGGAGAGAGAGTACCAGCGGGTCTCAATATCTGGAGAGGAAAAGTGTGGG GTGCCCTTCACTGACCTAGTAGATGCTGCCAAGTGTGTTGTGAAGGCACTATTTATCCGGGAAAAGTACATAAACCGTTCCCTGCAGAACTTTTGTAAGACTACAGCTCATGCCTTGCAGGACCTTGGGATGAAGACTCTGGATCTGGGAATTTATGAAGATGTACCAGAGACCCCTGTAGACGCTg atgCCCCGGTCCATCCACCTGTTTCTGAAACACACCCTTACGACAATCAGGACCCCAATAACATGCCACCAGACACAGAATATGGTTGCAAGATGGTAGACGGGGTAGTCCATGTCTACACTAAGAAAACCAACATGGACAA AAGTGGAGAACTTGACCTGCCGTATCCTGACCTTAAAGAGTATATTGCAGACATGAATGTGATGATGGCTCTTATTATCAATGGGCCAGt GAAGTCTTTCTGCTACCGTCGCCTGCAGTACCTAAGCTCTAAATTTCAAATGCACATCCTTCTGAACGAGATGAAGGAGCTGGCAGCTCAGAAGAAAGTTCCTCATAGAGACTTCTACAACATCAGAAAG gtggacacacacatacacgcctCATCCTGCATGAACCAGAAGCACCTGCTGAGATTCATTAAGAGAGCCATGAAGAAATATCCCGAGGAGATCGTTCACATTGAGCGTGGGCGTGGTCAGACCCTCAAGGAGGTTTTTGAGAGCATGAACCTGACTGCTTTCGATTTGAGTGTAGACACGCTCGACATGCACGCG GACCGTAACACATTTCATCGGTTTGACAAGTTCAACGCCAAATACAACCCCATCGGAGAATCCATCCTCAGAGAGATCTTCATCAAGACAGACAACTACATCGAAGGGAAATATTTTGCACATATAATTAAG GAGGTGATGTTTGACCTCGAAGAGAGCAAGTACCAGAACTCTGAGCTCCGTCTGTCCATCTACGGCCGCTCTAGAGATGAATGGGACAAGTTGGCTCAGTGGGCTGTCAAGCACAGCGTGTATTCTGATAATGTGCGCTGGCTTGTCCAGGTGCCCCGTTTGTT TGACGTGTACCACACAAAGAAGCAGCTGGCTAATTTCCAGGAGATGCTGGAGAACATCTTCATGCCTCTGTTTGAAGTCACAATCAACCCCCGTAGTCATCCTGAGCTGCATCTCTTCTTGGAGCAT GTGGTGGGCTTTGACAGCGTGGACGATGAGTCCAAACCAGAGCACCACATTTTCAATCTCGACAGTCCGCTTCCAGCAAACTGGACAGAAGAAGACAACCCACCCTACTCTTACTACCTCTACTACACCTATGCCAACATGAGTGTGCTCAACCACCTGCGAAG ACGGCGAGGTTTCCATACATTTGTGCTGCGACCTCACTGTGGGGAAGCGGGGCCGATCCACCACCTGGTGTCGGGtttcatgctgtcagagaaCATCTCTCATGGTCTGCTGCTCAGAAAG GCTCCGGTGCTACAGTATCTTTATTACCTTGCTCAAGTCGGCATTGCCATGTCACCACTGAGCAACAACAGCCTGTTCCTCAGTTACCACCGCAACCCACTGCCAGAGTATCTGTCCAGAGGCCTCATGGTCTCCCTGTCCACCGATGATCCTCTCCAGTTCCACTTTACCAAG GAACCTCTGATGGAGGAGTACAGCATCGCCACTCAAGTGTGGAAACTAAGTTCATGTGACATGTGTGAGCTGGCAAGAAACAGTGTCCTCATGAGTGGATTTTCACACAAG GCCAAAAGCTACTGGTTGGGTCCAAATTACGCTAAGGAGGGTCCTGAGAGCAACGACATCCGCCGCACCAATGTCCCGGACATCCGCGTGGCGTACCGAAGCGAGACGCTCACCGAGGAGCTTCATCTCATCACTCACGCTGTGCGCACGGACGAGCTGGACGCTATCGACGAGGAGGACTCTCTCACCATGGGCTCTTTCCCGGGACGGCGCTGA
- the LOC134627760 gene encoding AMP deaminase 2-like isoform X4, whose translation MEEKYKEIAEELFTRSMTESEMRSAPYEFPEDSPIEQLEERRHRLERQISQDIKLEPEILLRAKQDFMKIDSAADLELMKDKSVDTVDDAVKEREMPMEREYQRVSISGEEKCGVPFTDLVDAAKCVVKALFIREKYINRSLQNFCKTTAHALQDLGMKTLDLGIYEDVPETPVDADAPVHPPVSETHPYDNQDPNNMPPDTEYGCKMVDGVVHVYTKKTNMDKSGELDLPYPDLKEYIADMNVMMALIINGPVKSFCYRRLQYLSSKFQMHILLNEMKELAAQKKVPHRDFYNIRKVDTHIHASSCMNQKHLLRFIKRAMKKYPEEIVHIERGRGQTLKEVFESMNLTAFDLSVDTLDMHADRNTFHRFDKFNAKYNPIGESILREIFIKTDNYIEGKYFAHIIKEVMFDLEESKYQNSELRLSIYGRSRDEWDKLAQWAVKHSVYSDNVRWLVQVPRLFDVYHTKKQLANFQEMLENIFMPLFEVTINPRSHPELHLFLEHVVGFDSVDDESKPEHHIFNLDSPLPANWTEEDNPPYSYYLYYTYANMSVLNHLRRRRGFHTFVLRPHCGEAGPIHHLVSGFMLSENISHGLLLRKAPVLQYLYYLAQVGIAMSPLSNNSLFLSYHRNPLPEYLSRGLMVSLSTDDPLQFHFTKEPLMEEYSIATQVWKLSSCDMCELARNSVLMSGFSHKAKSYWLGPNYAKEGPESNDIRRTNVPDIRVAYRSETLTEELHLITHAVRTDELDAIDEEDSLTMGSFPGRR comes from the exons ATGGAGGAAAAGTACAAAGAGATTGCTGAG GAGCTGTTCACACGCAGCATGACAGAGAGTGAGATGCGGAGTGCTCCGTATGAGTTCCCGGAGGACAGTCCCATCGAACAGCTGGAGGAAAGACGTCATCGCCTGGAGAGGCAGATCAGCCAGGATATTAA GCTTGAGCCAGAGATCTTGCTCCGTGCCAAACAGGACTTcatgaaaatcgacagtgctgCAGACCTAGA GTTAATGAAAGACAAAAGTGTGGACACTGTTGATGATGCCGTTAAGGAGCGAGAAATGCCGATGGAGAGAGAGTACCAGCGGGTCTCAATATCTGGAGAGGAAAAGTGTGGG GTGCCCTTCACTGACCTAGTAGATGCTGCCAAGTGTGTTGTGAAGGCACTATTTATCCGGGAAAAGTACATAAACCGTTCCCTGCAGAACTTTTGTAAGACTACAGCTCATGCCTTGCAGGACCTTGGGATGAAGACTCTGGATCTGGGAATTTATGAAGATGTACCAGAGACCCCTGTAGACGCTg atgCCCCGGTCCATCCACCTGTTTCTGAAACACACCCTTACGACAATCAGGACCCCAATAACATGCCACCAGACACAGAATATGGTTGCAAGATGGTAGACGGGGTAGTCCATGTCTACACTAAGAAAACCAACATGGACAA AAGTGGAGAACTTGACCTGCCGTATCCTGACCTTAAAGAGTATATTGCAGACATGAATGTGATGATGGCTCTTATTATCAATGGGCCAGt GAAGTCTTTCTGCTACCGTCGCCTGCAGTACCTAAGCTCTAAATTTCAAATGCACATCCTTCTGAACGAGATGAAGGAGCTGGCAGCTCAGAAGAAAGTTCCTCATAGAGACTTCTACAACATCAGAAAG gtggacacacacatacacgcctCATCCTGCATGAACCAGAAGCACCTGCTGAGATTCATTAAGAGAGCCATGAAGAAATATCCCGAGGAGATCGTTCACATTGAGCGTGGGCGTGGTCAGACCCTCAAGGAGGTTTTTGAGAGCATGAACCTGACTGCTTTCGATTTGAGTGTAGACACGCTCGACATGCACGCG GACCGTAACACATTTCATCGGTTTGACAAGTTCAACGCCAAATACAACCCCATCGGAGAATCCATCCTCAGAGAGATCTTCATCAAGACAGACAACTACATCGAAGGGAAATATTTTGCACATATAATTAAG GAGGTGATGTTTGACCTCGAAGAGAGCAAGTACCAGAACTCTGAGCTCCGTCTGTCCATCTACGGCCGCTCTAGAGATGAATGGGACAAGTTGGCTCAGTGGGCTGTCAAGCACAGCGTGTATTCTGATAATGTGCGCTGGCTTGTCCAGGTGCCCCGTTTGTT TGACGTGTACCACACAAAGAAGCAGCTGGCTAATTTCCAGGAGATGCTGGAGAACATCTTCATGCCTCTGTTTGAAGTCACAATCAACCCCCGTAGTCATCCTGAGCTGCATCTCTTCTTGGAGCAT GTGGTGGGCTTTGACAGCGTGGACGATGAGTCCAAACCAGAGCACCACATTTTCAATCTCGACAGTCCGCTTCCAGCAAACTGGACAGAAGAAGACAACCCACCCTACTCTTACTACCTCTACTACACCTATGCCAACATGAGTGTGCTCAACCACCTGCGAAG ACGGCGAGGTTTCCATACATTTGTGCTGCGACCTCACTGTGGGGAAGCGGGGCCGATCCACCACCTGGTGTCGGGtttcatgctgtcagagaaCATCTCTCATGGTCTGCTGCTCAGAAAG GCTCCGGTGCTACAGTATCTTTATTACCTTGCTCAAGTCGGCATTGCCATGTCACCACTGAGCAACAACAGCCTGTTCCTCAGTTACCACCGCAACCCACTGCCAGAGTATCTGTCCAGAGGCCTCATGGTCTCCCTGTCCACCGATGATCCTCTCCAGTTCCACTTTACCAAG GAACCTCTGATGGAGGAGTACAGCATCGCCACTCAAGTGTGGAAACTAAGTTCATGTGACATGTGTGAGCTGGCAAGAAACAGTGTCCTCATGAGTGGATTTTCACACAAG GCCAAAAGCTACTGGTTGGGTCCAAATTACGCTAAGGAGGGTCCTGAGAGCAACGACATCCGCCGCACCAATGTCCCGGACATCCGCGTGGCGTACCGAAGCGAGACGCTCACCGAGGAGCTTCATCTCATCACTCACGCTGTGCGCACGGACGAGCTGGACGCTATCGACGAGGAGGACTCTCTCACCATGGGCTCTTTCCCGGGACGGCGCTGA